The Saccopteryx leptura isolate mSacLep1 chromosome 2, mSacLep1_pri_phased_curated, whole genome shotgun sequence genome has a window encoding:
- the RAB11FIP4 gene encoding rab11 family-interacting protein 4 isoform X3 produces MTLALPEDLPEPDTDSPMESTQSLEGSVGSPAEEKDGGLGGLFLPEDKSLGHTPSMTTSDLSTHSTTSLISNEEQFEDYGEGDDVDCAPSSPCPDDETRTTIYSDLGSSVSSSAGQTPRKTRHAYNSELLDVYCSQCCKKINLLNDLEARLKNLKANSPNRKISSTAFGRQLMHSSNFSSSNGSTEDLFRDSIDSCDNDITEKVSFLEKKVTELENDSLTNGDLKSKLKQENTQLVHRVHELEEMVKDQETMAEQTLEEEVRRHREAYGKLEREKSTEIELLHTRVQQLEEENTELRTTVTRLKSQTEKLDEERQRMSDRLEDTSLRLKDEMDLYKRMMDKLRQNRLEFQKEREATQELIEDLRKELEHLQMYKLDCERPGRGRSSSSSLGEFNARAREVELEHEIKRLKQENHKLRDQNDDLNGQILSLSLYEAKNLFATQTKAQSLAAEIDTASRDELMEALKEQEEINFRLRQYMDKIILAILDHNPSILEIKH; encoded by the exons ATGACCCTGGCCCTGCCCGAGGACCTCCCGGAACCAGACACGGACAGCCCCATGGAGAGCACCCAGAGCCTGGAGGGCTCCGTCGGGAGTCCCGCCGAGGAGAAGGACGGGGGTCTCGGGGGCCTGTTCCTTCCAGAGGACAA GTCCCTGGGCCACACTCCGTCCATGACGACATCAGACCTCTCCACGCACTCCACCACCTCGCTCATCAGCAATGAGGAGCAGTTTGAAGACTACGGGGAGGGGGACGATGTGGACTGTGCCCCCAGCAGCCCCTGCCCCGACGACGAGACCAGGACCACCATCTACTCGGACCTGGGATCTTCAGTGTCTTCCAG CGCGGGGCAGACCCCCAGGAAAACGCGGCATGCGTACAACAGCGAACTGCTGGATGTGTACTGCTCCCAGTGCTGCAAGAAAATCAACCTGCTGAATGACTTGGAAGCCCGGCTGAAAAACCTGAAGGCCAACAG cCCCAACCGGAAGATCTCTAGCACGGCCTTTGGACG GCAGCTCATGCACAGCAGCAACTTCAGCAGCAGTAACGGCAGCACCGAGGACTTGTTCCGGGACAGCATTGACTCTTGTGACAATGACATCACGGAGAAG GTGAGCTTCCTGGAAAAGAAGGTGACAGAGCTGGAGAATGACAGCCTGACCAATGGGGACCTGAAGAGCAAGCTGAAGCAGGAGAACACCCAGCTGGTGCACAG agTGCACGAGCTGGAGGAGATGGTGAAGGACCAGGAGACCATGGCTGAGCAGACCCTGGAGGAGGAAGTGCGGCGACACCGGGAGGCCTATGGCAAGCtggagagggagaagagcacGGAGATCGAGCTGCTCCACACCAG GGTGCAGCAACTGGAGGAAGAAAACACAGAGCTTAGAACGACGGTGACTCGACTCAAGTCGCAGACAGAGAAACTGGATGAG GAGCGGCAGCGCATGTCCGACCGGCTGGAGGACACCAGCCTGCGGCTCAAGGATGAGATGGACCTGTACAAGCGCATGATGGACAAGCTGCGGCAGAACCGCCTCGAGTTCCAGAAGGAGCGGGAGGCGACACAGGAG CTCATCGAGGACTtgcggaaggagctggagcaccTGCAGATGTACAAGCTGGACTGCGAGCGGCCAGGCAGGGGCCGCAGCTCGTCCTCCAGCCTGGGCGAGTTCAATGCCAGGGCCCGCGAGGTGGAGCTGGAGCACGAGATCAAACGGCTCAAGCAG GAGAATCATAAACTACGGGATCAGAATGACGACCTGAATGGACAGATCTTGAGCCTTAGCCTCTACGAAGCAAAGAACCTCTTTGCCACCCAGACCAAAGCCCAGTCTCTGGCTGCGGAAATAGATACAGCCTCGCGCGATGAG CTCATGGAAGCCCTCAAGGAGCAGGAGGAGATCAACTTCCGGCTGCGGCAGTACATGGACAAGATCATCCTCGCCATCCTGGACCACAACCCCTCCATCCTCGAAATCAAACACTGA
- the RAB11FIP4 gene encoding rab11 family-interacting protein 4 isoform X2, translating to MRTSPIPGGQGSEVPGPTFADGELLPRETGFFPEDEEEAMTLALPEDLPEPDTDSPMESTQSLEGSVGSPAEEKDGGLGGLFLPEDKSLGHTPSMTTSDLSTHSTTSLISNEEQFEDYGEGDDVDCAPSSPCPDDETRTTIYSDLGSSVSSSAGQTPRKTRHAYNSELLDVYCSQCCKKINLLNDLEARLKNLKANSPNRKISSTAFGRQLMHSSNFSSSNGSTEDLFRDSIDSCDNDITEKVSFLEKKVTELENDSLTNGDLKSKLKQENTQLVHRVHELEEMVKDQETMAEQTLEEEVRRHREAYGKLEREKSTEIELLHTRVQQLEEENTELRTTVTRLKSQTEKLDEERQRMSDRLEDTSLRLKDEMDLYKRMMDKLRQNRLEFQKEREATQELIEDLRKELEHLQMYKLDCERPGRGRSSSSSLGEFNARAREVELEHEIKRLKQENHKLRDQNDDLNGQILSLSLYEAKNLFATQTKAQSLAAEIDTASRDELMEALKEQEEINFRLRQYMDKIILAILDHNPSILEIKH from the exons GGCAGTGAGGTGCCAGGCCCCACCTTTGCTGATGGCGAGCTCCTCCCCAGAGAGACCGGCTTCTTTCCTGAGGACGAAGAGGAGGCTATGACCCTGGCCCTGCCCGAGGACCTCCCGGAACCAGACACGGACAGCCCCATGGAGAGCACCCAGAGCCTGGAGGGCTCCGTCGGGAGTCCCGCCGAGGAGAAGGACGGGGGTCTCGGGGGCCTGTTCCTTCCAGAGGACAA GTCCCTGGGCCACACTCCGTCCATGACGACATCAGACCTCTCCACGCACTCCACCACCTCGCTCATCAGCAATGAGGAGCAGTTTGAAGACTACGGGGAGGGGGACGATGTGGACTGTGCCCCCAGCAGCCCCTGCCCCGACGACGAGACCAGGACCACCATCTACTCGGACCTGGGATCTTCAGTGTCTTCCAG CGCGGGGCAGACCCCCAGGAAAACGCGGCATGCGTACAACAGCGAACTGCTGGATGTGTACTGCTCCCAGTGCTGCAAGAAAATCAACCTGCTGAATGACTTGGAAGCCCGGCTGAAAAACCTGAAGGCCAACAG cCCCAACCGGAAGATCTCTAGCACGGCCTTTGGACG GCAGCTCATGCACAGCAGCAACTTCAGCAGCAGTAACGGCAGCACCGAGGACTTGTTCCGGGACAGCATTGACTCTTGTGACAATGACATCACGGAGAAG GTGAGCTTCCTGGAAAAGAAGGTGACAGAGCTGGAGAATGACAGCCTGACCAATGGGGACCTGAAGAGCAAGCTGAAGCAGGAGAACACCCAGCTGGTGCACAG agTGCACGAGCTGGAGGAGATGGTGAAGGACCAGGAGACCATGGCTGAGCAGACCCTGGAGGAGGAAGTGCGGCGACACCGGGAGGCCTATGGCAAGCtggagagggagaagagcacGGAGATCGAGCTGCTCCACACCAG GGTGCAGCAACTGGAGGAAGAAAACACAGAGCTTAGAACGACGGTGACTCGACTCAAGTCGCAGACAGAGAAACTGGATGAG GAGCGGCAGCGCATGTCCGACCGGCTGGAGGACACCAGCCTGCGGCTCAAGGATGAGATGGACCTGTACAAGCGCATGATGGACAAGCTGCGGCAGAACCGCCTCGAGTTCCAGAAGGAGCGGGAGGCGACACAGGAG CTCATCGAGGACTtgcggaaggagctggagcaccTGCAGATGTACAAGCTGGACTGCGAGCGGCCAGGCAGGGGCCGCAGCTCGTCCTCCAGCCTGGGCGAGTTCAATGCCAGGGCCCGCGAGGTGGAGCTGGAGCACGAGATCAAACGGCTCAAGCAG GAGAATCATAAACTACGGGATCAGAATGACGACCTGAATGGACAGATCTTGAGCCTTAGCCTCTACGAAGCAAAGAACCTCTTTGCCACCCAGACCAAAGCCCAGTCTCTGGCTGCGGAAATAGATACAGCCTCGCGCGATGAG CTCATGGAAGCCCTCAAGGAGCAGGAGGAGATCAACTTCCGGCTGCGGCAGTACATGGACAAGATCATCCTCGCCATCCTGGACCACAACCCCTCCATCCTCGAAATCAAACACTGA